One window from the genome of Acinetobacter sp. ANC 7912 encodes:
- the aspS gene encoding aspartate--tRNA ligase has translation MMRTHYCGSLTEAQIDQTVTICGWVHRRRDHGGVIFLDMRDRDGLVQVVIDPDTPEAFATADKSRSEYVLKITGRVRRRYAGTENANMVSGQIEVLGKEIEVLAQSETPPFPLNDENANISEEIRLKYRFLDIRRPEMIDRLRFRSKVTTLIRNYLDEHGFLDVETPILTRATPEGARDYLVPSRVSNGSFYALPQSPQLFKQLLMVGGVDRYYQIAKCFRDEDLRADRQPEFTQIDIETSFMSDDDIMDLMEGMTVKMFDELLGVKFDKFQRMPYSEAMRDYASDKPDLRIPLKLVDVADLMQDVEFKVFAGPAKDPKGRIVALRVPGAGSLPRSQIDEYTKFVGIYGAKGLAYIKVNELEKGIEGLQSPIVKFIEPVVLDLLKRVGAENGDIVFFGADKAKVVNDAMGALRVKIGHDLNLATCEWAPLWVVDFPMFEETDDGKWTSVHHPFTLPKSSVEEVKNNPGEALSVAYDMVLNGTEIGGGSLRIYTLEMQKAIFEALGISEEEAEEKFSFLLNALKFGAPPHGGLAFGLDRLVMLMTGASSIRDVIAFPKTKTAECPLTQAPAPVEPTQLRDLGIRLREKPKAEEAK, from the coding sequence ATGATGCGAACTCATTACTGCGGTTCTTTAACCGAAGCTCAAATTGACCAGACCGTAACGATTTGCGGCTGGGTACACCGTCGCCGTGACCATGGTGGTGTTATCTTCCTTGACATGCGTGACCGTGATGGTCTCGTGCAAGTGGTTATTGACCCAGATACTCCTGAAGCATTCGCAACTGCGGACAAATCACGTTCAGAATACGTATTAAAAATTACAGGTCGTGTACGTCGTCGTTACGCAGGCACTGAAAACGCGAATATGGTAAGCGGCCAGATCGAAGTTCTGGGTAAAGAAATCGAAGTTCTTGCTCAGTCTGAAACTCCGCCATTCCCATTGAATGACGAAAATGCCAATATTTCTGAAGAAATCCGCCTGAAATACCGCTTCCTGGACATCCGTCGTCCAGAAATGATCGACCGTTTACGTTTCCGTTCTAAAGTGACTACGCTGATCCGTAACTACCTGGATGAACATGGTTTCCTAGACGTTGAAACGCCTATTTTGACTCGTGCGACTCCTGAAGGCGCACGTGACTACCTGGTACCAAGCCGTGTTTCTAATGGTAGCTTCTACGCGCTTCCACAATCTCCACAACTGTTCAAACAGTTGTTAATGGTGGGTGGTGTAGACCGTTACTACCAAATCGCGAAATGTTTCCGTGACGAAGACTTACGTGCGGATCGTCAGCCTGAATTCACTCAAATCGACATTGAAACATCGTTCATGAGTGACGATGATATTATGGATTTAATGGAAGGCATGACCGTTAAGATGTTCGATGAACTTCTTGGCGTGAAATTCGACAAATTCCAACGTATGCCTTATTCAGAAGCAATGCGTGACTACGCTTCTGACAAACCAGATTTACGTATTCCTTTGAAACTTGTCGACGTTGCAGACTTAATGCAAGACGTTGAATTCAAAGTATTCGCAGGTCCTGCAAAAGATCCTAAAGGCCGTATTGTTGCCCTGCGTGTTCCTGGTGCTGGTTCATTACCACGTAGCCAAATCGACGAATACACTAAATTCGTAGGCATTTATGGCGCTAAAGGTCTGGCTTACATCAAAGTCAACGAGCTAGAAAAAGGTATCGAAGGCCTGCAATCTCCAATCGTGAAATTCATCGAGCCAGTGGTTCTGGATCTGTTGAAACGTGTTGGTGCTGAAAATGGCGATATCGTCTTCTTCGGTGCAGACAAAGCCAAAGTTGTAAATGATGCGATGGGCGCACTTCGTGTGAAAATCGGTCATGACCTGAATCTTGCAACTTGTGAATGGGCTCCGCTTTGGGTGGTTGACTTCCCAATGTTCGAAGAAACTGATGATGGCAAATGGACTTCTGTTCACCACCCATTCACACTGCCAAAATCAAGTGTTGAAGAAGTGAAGAACAACCCAGGTGAAGCATTATCTGTGGCTTACGATATGGTACTGAACGGTACTGAAATCGGTGGTGGTTCACTGCGTATCTATACTCTGGAAATGCAAAAAGCGATCTTCGAAGCGCTAGGTATTTCTGAAGAAGAAGCGGAAGAGAAATTCAGCTTCTTGCTGAATGCTCTGAAATTCGGTGCACCTCCTCACGGTGGTCTGGCATTCGGTCTGGATCGTCTAGTAATGTTGATGACTGGTGCTTCTTCAATCCGTGACGTGATTGCATTCCCGAAAACCAAGACAGCTGAATGTCCATTGACTCAAGCACCTGCACCAGTTGAACCGACTCAATTGCGTGATCTTGGTATTCGTTTACGCGAAAAACCAAAAGCAGAAGAAGCTAAATAA
- a CDS encoding acyltransferase family protein codes for MSIRYNPVIDGLRALAVLLVIFNHIGIHLFSGGFIGVDIFFVISGYLITSIIYKDMKLGDFSIGSFYKKRVIRLAPAFFTVLTVVSIISWFSMLPHELAEYAKSAIYSTFLMANVYMRKEVGGYFSTSVEEVPLLHLWSLGVEEQFYLFWPLLLLMLIRKTNPKWMLWIIIGLIIASVFYAEQQILKNAGKAYYRMPVRACEMLLGALISFLPVIRIKDILVKLLIYLATISLCITAIFFNEETKFPGLNALIPCLLTASIIYFSQTLQQQTILSSSAFLWIGKISYPMYLWHWPIIAFLNIYLINIDFYIQAFIVLLTIALAWLTYIYCEKPARKWVTISNKKVLCIGFLLPSLSFASMSGFIQINNGLPGRFEPVISQQVEALQSAAHFVRKECHDAPKDRSILPEASLCSFGERDKANIDLLVLGDSHANSLIGALEVWAKAAGMRGYDPTQSTSLYLPGVALYERKTGDTYIEFSSFKVRNESLTSHLASNHYPIIVVSGYFSTYLSEKVKLDDGTGRSNEEIFVESFKKGLDNIYQSADRVILMLDVPELFELKANCYARVTMLKLNHACTTDVQSLYSRDKRFLQILDRIKLDYPNLEIVNLNSIICDQLVCQSHSNNIPLYRDKDSNHLSFIGSSVLGDEYLRRRGNPLLTY; via the coding sequence ATGAGCATTAGATATAACCCAGTAATTGATGGATTGAGGGCACTTGCTGTATTGCTGGTGATTTTCAACCATATCGGGATACATTTATTTTCTGGAGGGTTTATCGGGGTTGATATTTTCTTTGTAATTTCAGGTTATTTGATTACTTCAATTATTTATAAAGACATGAAATTAGGGGATTTTTCAATAGGAAGCTTTTATAAAAAACGGGTGATTAGACTGGCACCAGCATTTTTTACTGTATTGACAGTAGTATCAATAATTAGCTGGTTCAGTATGTTGCCACATGAGTTGGCTGAATATGCAAAGAGTGCTATATATTCAACTTTCCTGATGGCAAATGTTTATATGCGCAAGGAGGTTGGAGGATATTTCTCCACTAGTGTTGAGGAAGTACCTTTATTACATTTGTGGTCTTTAGGAGTAGAAGAACAGTTCTATCTATTCTGGCCCTTATTGCTTTTGATGCTAATAAGGAAAACTAATCCTAAATGGATGCTCTGGATTATTATTGGATTAATTATTGCTTCAGTTTTTTATGCTGAACAGCAAATTTTGAAAAATGCTGGTAAAGCATATTATCGGATGCCTGTTCGCGCATGTGAAATGTTGTTAGGAGCGTTGATTAGTTTTCTACCGGTAATTCGTATCAAAGATATTTTAGTCAAATTATTAATTTATCTAGCAACAATTTCACTGTGTATTACAGCCATTTTTTTTAATGAAGAGACTAAATTTCCAGGTCTGAATGCTCTGATCCCATGTTTATTAACAGCTAGTATTATTTATTTTAGTCAGACTTTACAACAGCAAACTATTTTATCTAGTTCAGCCTTTTTATGGATTGGTAAAATTTCCTATCCTATGTATCTTTGGCATTGGCCTATTATTGCCTTTCTTAATATTTATTTGATTAATATAGATTTTTATATTCAAGCTTTTATTGTTTTGCTCACTATAGCATTAGCTTGGTTAACTTATATTTATTGTGAAAAGCCAGCTAGAAAATGGGTCACGATATCTAATAAGAAAGTTCTATGTATCGGATTCTTATTGCCTAGCCTTAGTTTTGCAAGTATGTCCGGTTTTATTCAAATTAATAATGGTCTTCCCGGACGATTTGAGCCTGTTATCAGTCAGCAAGTCGAAGCTCTTCAGTCTGCGGCACATTTTGTTCGAAAAGAATGTCACGATGCCCCAAAAGATCGTTCTATTTTACCAGAAGCATCACTATGTAGTTTTGGAGAACGCGATAAGGCTAATATTGATCTCTTAGTATTAGGTGATTCTCATGCTAATAGTTTGATAGGTGCACTTGAAGTTTGGGCCAAGGCCGCAGGTATGAGAGGATATGATCCCACCCAAAGTACCAGTTTATATTTACCTGGGGTCGCTCTGTATGAGAGAAAAACTGGAGACACATATATAGAGTTTTCATCATTTAAAGTCAGGAATGAGAGCTTAACTTCACATTTAGCATCCAATCACTATCCAATTATCGTTGTGTCAGGATACTTTTCGACCTATTTGAGTGAGAAGGTTAAACTTGATGATGGTACAGGAAGATCGAACGAAGAAATTTTTGTAGAAAGCTTTAAAAAAGGTTTAGATAATATTTATCAGTCAGCGGATAGGGTTATCCTTATGCTAGATGTACCAGAGTTGTTTGAATTAAAAGCAAACTGTTATGCTCGTGTTACTATGCTTAAATTAAACCATGCGTGTACCACAGATGTGCAAAGTTTATACTCGCGGGATAAACGATTCCTTCAAATTTTGGACAGAATAAAATTAGATTATCCAAATCTGGAAATTGTAAATCTAAATTCTATTATTTGTGATCAATTAGTTTGCCAGAGTCATTCAAATAATATTCCTTTATATAGAGACAAAGATAGTAATCATTTATCTTTTATAGGGTCTTCAGTTTTGGGTGACGAGTATCTAAGACGAAGAGGTAATCCTTTATTAACGTATTAA
- a CDS encoding lysophospholipid acyltransferase family protein, translating to MASLRETIYSMYILLNFLAFLPLRILQMIGYLGAWVLYQTNSSIHRITKINIQLAFPDLNTEQQKHIIRKSIQSQCLSYLECIKFWGMPAKYNLSRINQIHGIEYLEHALNEKKGVIVVVPHFGSWELLNAWLCTQTQPMIMYKPNKSKDLNRYILEARQKTNAILVPIDETGIRAIYKHLKQGGLTVILPDHLPKPSGGIYANFFNQNVLSGTIVPKLAQKTQCNVVGISCIRTNQDSYFDIYCTSVSSEVSSKDVPTGVLCLNQHMEQMIASAPAQYIWSYKRFRNCYGNVNPYKS from the coding sequence ATTGCTAGTCTAAGAGAAACTATTTATTCCATGTATATCCTATTAAATTTTTTAGCCTTTTTACCTTTACGAATATTGCAAATGATTGGCTATCTCGGAGCATGGGTTTTATATCAGACCAACTCATCTATTCACCGTATAACAAAAATTAATATTCAGTTGGCTTTTCCAGACTTAAATACAGAACAACAAAAACATATCATTCGAAAAAGTATTCAGAGCCAATGCCTGAGTTATTTAGAATGTATTAAGTTTTGGGGCATGCCTGCCAAATACAATCTTTCCCGTATCAACCAAATTCATGGAATTGAATATTTAGAACATGCACTGAATGAGAAAAAAGGCGTGATTGTCGTCGTTCCTCATTTTGGCAGTTGGGAATTACTGAATGCATGGCTGTGTACACAAACACAACCTATGATTATGTACAAACCCAATAAAAGTAAAGATTTAAATCGCTACATTTTGGAAGCTCGTCAAAAAACCAATGCTATTTTAGTTCCAATTGATGAAACTGGTATACGAGCAATCTATAAGCATTTAAAACAAGGTGGGCTTACGGTTATTTTGCCCGACCATCTTCCTAAACCTTCTGGCGGTATTTATGCCAATTTCTTTAATCAGAATGTTTTATCCGGCACTATTGTGCCGAAGTTGGCTCAAAAAACACAATGTAATGTCGTAGGGATCAGCTGTATTCGTACCAATCAAGATAGTTATTTTGATATTTACTGTACTTCCGTATCAAGTGAAGTTAGCTCTAAAGATGTACCAACTGGTGTCCTATGCTTAAACCAACACATGGAACAGATGATTGCCTCTGCACCTGCACAATATATTTGGTCATATAAACGCTTTCGTAACTGTTATGGAAACGTCAATCCTTATAAAAGTTAA
- the znuD gene encoding zinc piracy TonB-dependent receptor ZnuD, giving the protein MSFHKNLITLSIFAVVTPVAWAQPEQSAGPVQTLETIQIQAHPLVQTAADFAVADQVIDQKVLAEGATTIGDAMAGQLGVYSNQYGTGASRPVIRGQDGPRVKVLQHASETADVSTLSPDHAVTVDPILAKQVEVIRGPSTLLYGAGTVGGLVNVTDQKIPTQMPEDDLEGKVGLRYNSGSDEKLASAGVTAGIGENFALRVEGSKHKANNYIAPDYFHDHDGELEKERHVGNTFSEGQTVNVGGSWIHDRGFVGLSYSNRQDQYGLPGHSHEYHECHPHGEEIHCGGHGAPASEPIEEEHAHGGPWVDLKSERYEVRTELEQPFAGFEKLRTHASFTNYEHDELEENEVISNFKSKGYDGRLELVHVPVAGWEGVIGTQYSQQKIDLSGSSESHGDHSHESVVMPDTKTEKYSLFGLEHKQIGDVHVELGTRVEHQKVKVVSDQKNYSDTGVSGSAAANWEFAPNYKLSLVGSHQQRLPLAQELYADGIHFATNTYERGNPDLDVEKSNNLELGFEYEGDKLNYHAHIYHNWFDNYIYGATTDREGDFRLVDYTQDKARFYGAEAEATYALNDTYKLGVFGDYVRGKIDGDNAPRVPAGRLGTKVEADFADGWSGLAEYYHVFKQNKFADFEDETRGYNMVNVGLSYTNSIADNNTYRVYLKANNLLDDQVYSHTSFLSNIPQVGRNFTVGIEYDF; this is encoded by the coding sequence ATGTCGTTTCATAAGAACTTAATAACACTCTCCATTTTTGCAGTTGTCACGCCCGTAGCTTGGGCACAACCAGAACAATCTGCTGGGCCGGTACAAACCTTGGAAACCATCCAGATTCAGGCCCATCCTTTAGTACAGACTGCAGCAGACTTTGCCGTGGCTGATCAGGTAATTGATCAGAAAGTGCTGGCTGAAGGCGCCACTACCATTGGAGATGCCATGGCTGGTCAGTTAGGGGTGTATTCCAATCAGTATGGTACTGGTGCCAGCCGTCCGGTCATTCGTGGCCAGGATGGACCACGGGTAAAAGTGTTACAACATGCTTCTGAAACAGCAGACGTTTCAACTTTGTCACCGGATCATGCCGTGACGGTTGATCCGATTCTGGCCAAACAGGTCGAAGTGATTCGTGGGCCCTCAACCTTACTTTACGGTGCTGGTACTGTTGGTGGTCTGGTCAATGTCACTGACCAGAAAATTCCAACCCAAATGCCGGAAGATGATTTGGAAGGTAAAGTTGGACTACGTTACAACTCTGGTAGTGATGAAAAATTAGCAAGTGCAGGTGTAACTGCTGGTATAGGTGAGAACTTTGCTTTACGTGTAGAAGGTTCTAAACACAAAGCCAATAACTATATTGCCCCGGATTATTTTCATGATCATGACGGTGAATTGGAAAAAGAGCGTCATGTGGGAAATACCTTCTCGGAAGGCCAGACTGTAAACGTTGGTGGTTCATGGATTCATGATCGTGGTTTCGTTGGCCTGTCTTATAGTAATCGCCAGGATCAATATGGCTTGCCAGGGCATAGTCATGAATATCATGAATGTCATCCACATGGAGAAGAAATTCATTGTGGTGGTCATGGAGCACCAGCGTCAGAGCCTATTGAAGAAGAACACGCACATGGTGGTCCGTGGGTAGACCTGAAATCTGAACGTTATGAGGTGCGTACTGAACTGGAACAGCCTTTTGCTGGTTTTGAAAAATTACGTACTCATGCCAGCTTTACCAATTATGAGCATGATGAACTCGAAGAAAATGAAGTCATCAGTAATTTTAAAAGTAAAGGCTATGATGGTCGTTTAGAGCTGGTGCATGTACCAGTCGCTGGCTGGGAAGGAGTGATTGGAACTCAATATAGCCAACAGAAGATTGATTTATCTGGATCATCTGAATCTCATGGTGATCATTCGCATGAAAGCGTAGTCATGCCAGATACCAAAACTGAAAAATATAGTCTCTTTGGTCTGGAACATAAGCAAATCGGTGATGTACATGTTGAACTGGGTACACGTGTAGAACATCAAAAAGTTAAAGTCGTGTCAGATCAAAAGAATTACTCTGACACGGGCGTATCCGGATCAGCAGCAGCGAATTGGGAATTTGCTCCTAATTACAAGCTTTCTCTCGTGGGTTCACATCAGCAACGTTTGCCACTGGCTCAAGAGCTTTATGCAGATGGTATCCATTTTGCGACGAATACCTATGAGCGTGGAAATCCTGATTTAGATGTAGAAAAATCTAATAATCTGGAGCTTGGCTTTGAATATGAAGGTGATAAGCTGAACTACCACGCACATATTTACCATAACTGGTTTGATAACTATATCTATGGTGCGACTACAGATCGTGAAGGTGACTTCCGTCTAGTTGACTACACGCAAGACAAAGCCCGTTTCTATGGTGCAGAAGCAGAAGCGACTTATGCACTGAATGACACTTATAAGTTGGGTGTATTTGGTGACTATGTGCGTGGCAAGATTGATGGTGACAATGCCCCACGTGTCCCGGCAGGCCGTTTAGGTACCAAGGTCGAAGCTGATTTTGCCGATGGCTGGTCAGGTCTGGCAGAGTATTATCATGTATTCAAACAGAATAAATTTGCAGACTTTGAGGATGAAACCCGGGGCTACAATATGGTTAATGTCGGCTTAAGCTATACCAATAGCATTGCCGATAATAATACTTATCGCGTGTACCTGAAAGCCAATAATTTGTTAGATGACCAGGTTTATTCACACACCTCTTTCCTGTCGAATATCCCGCAAGTAGGGCGTAACTTTACTGTGGGTATAGAGTACGATTTCTAA
- a CDS encoding DegT/DnrJ/EryC1/StrS family aminotransferase produces MIPFLDLKRVSQQYRDELIQACKRVIDSGWYIGGQELEKFEQNFANFCGTKFAIGVANGLDALILTLRAWKELGQLKDGDEVIVPANTYIASILAITANDLKPVLVEPDEQSLNISVDAIQSAITEKTKVILAVHLYGQLADMPKIMQIAERHNLLVLEDSAQAHGAKIQGKKAGNWGDASGFSFYPGKNLGALGDAGAITTNDAELARTLQALRNYGSHEKYKNLFVGVNSRLDEIQAAMLDVKLKYLDEEIVKRRQIAASYLSQIQNPFIALPLTGSDTQQYKQHVWHLFVIQSEYRDELQSYLKENGVQTLIHYPIPPHKQEAYKEWNDLSFPITERIHAQVLSLPMGPTQTLEETQKVIELCNAFLPKGRA; encoded by the coding sequence ATGATTCCATTTTTAGATTTAAAGAGAGTAAGTCAACAATACCGTGATGAGTTGATCCAGGCCTGTAAGCGTGTAATTGATTCAGGTTGGTATATTGGTGGCCAAGAATTGGAGAAATTTGAACAAAACTTTGCAAATTTTTGTGGAACAAAATTTGCCATTGGTGTTGCTAATGGTTTAGATGCTTTAATCTTGACACTTCGAGCATGGAAAGAGCTTGGTCAATTAAAAGATGGTGATGAAGTCATTGTTCCTGCAAATACTTACATTGCAAGTATATTGGCAATCACTGCAAATGATTTAAAACCAGTACTGGTTGAACCTGATGAGCAAAGTCTAAATATTTCAGTAGATGCTATTCAATCAGCAATTACCGAGAAAACTAAAGTAATATTAGCTGTGCATTTGTACGGTCAGTTGGCTGATATGCCAAAAATTATGCAAATTGCAGAACGGCATAATTTGTTGGTACTTGAAGACTCCGCACAAGCGCATGGTGCAAAAATTCAAGGAAAAAAAGCAGGAAACTGGGGTGATGCTTCTGGGTTTAGTTTTTATCCAGGAAAAAATTTAGGTGCCTTAGGTGATGCTGGGGCTATTACGACCAATGATGCTGAGCTTGCACGAACATTACAGGCTTTACGTAATTATGGGTCACATGAAAAATATAAAAATTTATTTGTGGGTGTGAATAGTCGTCTTGATGAAATTCAAGCCGCTATGCTAGATGTGAAGCTGAAATATTTAGATGAGGAAATAGTGAAACGTCGACAAATTGCTGCGTCGTATTTAAGCCAAATTCAAAATCCATTTATAGCTTTACCTTTAACAGGGAGTGATACTCAGCAATATAAACAGCATGTATGGCACTTGTTTGTAATTCAGTCTGAATATCGTGATGAATTGCAGAGTTATTTAAAAGAAAATGGTGTGCAAACTCTAATCCATTATCCTATTCCGCCACATAAACAGGAGGCTTATAAAGAATGGAATGACTTAAGTTTTCCTATAACTGAACGTATTCATGCACAAGTTTTAAGTTTGCCGATGGGACCAACTCAAACTTTAGAAGAAACTCAAAAGGTTATTGAATTATGTAATGCTTTTTTACCTAAAGGGAGAGCTTAA
- a CDS encoding glycosyltransferase, producing MSKILFIIDHLGCGGAERITLQLAEYLAKQDHIIYLAVLNGQRNHYHCSSLVHYTDLQISESFAYGKMWKNKTLTHYEKQKIDQLLAYGFDLIITGYNNGHWLAPYLKGNVWHWIHGDLLEIRRFNNPLKQLKEHIRFLKNRRKFSKLFRNGNLITVNRDLENKARTYSNPNSIKTIANGVNIPSKYLNRYPTTEKKWDVIFVGRLVLIKQVDHAIKAFAMSQSTGRMAIVGDGTERSNLENLTRDLGIFDRVDFLGWIEEPYTVMLQSKCLVMSSLYEGSPVTLAESILLDLPVVTYNSSHGIEDLFCANIIKDILVNKQNIQDLAFSLNKCIQKPYVYPQTCKNKVSIKNMADHFISLI from the coding sequence ATGTCAAAAATCTTGTTTATTATCGATCACTTAGGCTGTGGAGGCGCAGAAAGGATTACACTGCAACTTGCTGAATATCTGGCAAAACAAGATCATATTATTTATTTAGCTGTCCTTAATGGACAACGTAATCATTATCATTGTTCTTCCCTTGTCCACTATACAGATCTGCAAATATCTGAATCCTTTGCTTATGGAAAAATGTGGAAAAATAAAACACTAACACACTATGAGAAACAAAAAATTGATCAACTCCTAGCTTATGGTTTCGACCTAATAATAACTGGATATAATAATGGCCATTGGCTCGCACCATATCTAAAAGGTAATGTTTGGCACTGGATTCATGGAGATTTACTCGAAATTAGAAGGTTTAATAATCCCCTCAAACAACTTAAAGAACATATTCGTTTTTTAAAAAATAGACGAAAATTTTCTAAATTATTTCGCAACGGGAATTTAATTACTGTAAACCGTGATTTAGAAAATAAAGCTAGAACATATTCCAATCCAAATTCCATTAAAACGATTGCGAATGGTGTAAATATTCCATCCAAATACCTTAATCGATATCCAACAACAGAAAAAAAATGGGATGTCATTTTTGTTGGCCGCCTAGTACTAATCAAACAAGTGGATCATGCTATTAAAGCCTTTGCGATGAGTCAGTCAACAGGAAGAATGGCTATTGTGGGTGACGGAACAGAAAGAAGTAATCTTGAAAATCTTACACGTGATCTAGGAATTTTCGACCGAGTTGATTTTTTAGGTTGGATTGAAGAACCTTATACCGTAATGCTTCAAAGTAAGTGTTTAGTGATGTCCTCACTATATGAAGGCAGCCCTGTCACTTTAGCTGAATCAATCTTATTAGATCTACCAGTGGTTACCTATAACTCCTCACATGGTATTGAAGATTTGTTTTGTGCAAATATCATAAAAGATATTTTAGTAAATAAACAAAATATTCAAGATTTAGCATTCTCTTTAAACAAATGCATACAGAAACCTTATGTTTACCCACAAACATGTAAAAATAAAGTTTCTATAAAAAATATGGCTGATCATTTTATATCGTTGATCTAA
- a CDS encoding glycosyltransferase, with translation MQPLVSIVIPCYNHENYIEESIQSIIDQTYSRIELIIIDDGSVDLSVAKIQAMLPICQNRFESVYFTTRPNKGLCATLNEALTHCHGKYISIIASDDLMLPQKTFIQVKYLENHADIAGVFGGIFLINDQGEVVGERVSQITEYTFEDVIKSKHDLPALTQMYLLSVLKNIDGFDPNIKIEDWDLLLRLLQKKYKLAYIPEKLAKYRVHNTNFSKNSLKMAIEMQKVLEKFKHEPSYSYVNYRLNRTVLRERFKKRNPIKYYIMKIINKMNYIRSTI, from the coding sequence ATGCAACCTTTAGTTTCAATAGTGATTCCTTGCTATAATCATGAAAATTATATTGAAGAGAGTATTCAAAGTATCATTGATCAAACATATTCGCGTATTGAACTCATCATTATTGATGATGGCTCAGTAGATCTTTCTGTTGCTAAAATTCAGGCAATGTTACCAATATGTCAAAATCGATTTGAGAGTGTGTATTTTACCACACGCCCGAATAAGGGTTTGTGTGCAACTTTAAATGAAGCGTTAACACATTGTCATGGTAAATATATAAGTATTATTGCGTCTGATGACCTTATGTTGCCTCAGAAAACCTTTATACAGGTTAAATACTTAGAAAATCATGCCGATATAGCAGGTGTATTTGGAGGGATTTTTCTTATCAATGATCAAGGTGAGGTTGTTGGTGAAAGAGTCTCTCAAATTACAGAATATACTTTTGAAGATGTCATTAAATCTAAACATGACTTACCTGCACTAACTCAAATGTATTTGTTGTCAGTTCTAAAAAATATTGATGGGTTTGATCCGAATATAAAAATTGAAGATTGGGATTTGCTATTGAGATTACTTCAAAAAAAATATAAGTTAGCTTATATTCCTGAAAAACTTGCAAAATATAGGGTTCATAATACAAATTTTTCAAAAAATAGTTTGAAAATGGCTATAGAAATGCAGAAGGTACTTGAAAAGTTTAAACACGAGCCATCTTATTCTTATGTAAATTATAGATTAAATAGAACTGTTTTAAGGGAGAGGTTTAAAAAAAGAAATCCTATAAAATATTATATAATGAAAATAATAAATAAAATGAACTATATTAGATCAACGATATAA
- a CDS encoding DUF4184 family protein codes for MPFTLSHAVLAPPLSKLTGNRLPVAALAIGCMVPDLYRLFVRYGYDDPYLAHYWSSLLYPDLILGLCFSFCWYILYRPVIYRFCGIQHPLNINNFFSAFKFGLGTMFAVLIGVCTHILWDGLTHADFRTVIFKSFLSKDISLFGHIYPLHRTLQIGSSILVLPILGWMLYRYYQRYQQHLKVRKNVVLLGWGLTILSILSGLISVADYLRYFPWHVISSDLYHLIGITFNVFTQTALIVFTFGCMLFLFLDRNSRLG; via the coding sequence ATGCCCTTTACCTTATCCCACGCCGTACTTGCTCCGCCGCTCTCAAAATTAACAGGCAATCGTCTACCTGTAGCAGCATTGGCAATTGGCTGTATGGTGCCGGATTTATATCGGCTGTTTGTCAGATATGGATATGATGATCCCTATTTAGCACATTACTGGAGTTCATTACTTTATCCCGATTTAATACTAGGGCTTTGTTTCAGCTTTTGCTGGTACATCTTATATCGCCCGGTCATTTATCGTTTTTGTGGCATCCAACATCCCTTAAATATCAATAATTTTTTTAGTGCTTTTAAATTTGGTCTTGGCACCATGTTTGCCGTACTTATTGGTGTCTGTACGCATATCCTTTGGGATGGTCTGACCCATGCAGATTTTCGCACTGTTATATTCAAATCTTTTTTATCAAAAGATATTTCCTTATTTGGGCATATTTATCCCTTACACCGCACCCTACAAATTGGTAGTTCAATCTTAGTACTTCCTATTTTAGGCTGGATGTTGTATCGCTATTACCAACGTTATCAACAGCATTTAAAAGTCAGGAAAAACGTAGTTTTATTAGGATGGGGGTTAACAATTCTATCAATCTTGTCTGGTCTTATTTCAGTTGCAGATTATTTACGCTATTTTCCTTGGCATGTCATTTCCTCTGATCTTTATCATCTCATTGGGATTACATTTAATGTGTTTACTCAAACTGCTCTTATAGTCTTTACCTTTGGATGTATGCTCTTTCTATTTTTGGATCGTAATTCCCGTCTGGGTTAG